Sequence from the Candidatus Zixiibacteriota bacterium genome:
GGGTTCTGTCCGAGGTCATCAAGGATCACGCCGCCGTATAGCGGCCCGAGTGACCAGCCGGCCGTTTCAAAGAACCCCCGCACCCCCATATAGCGGCCAATGCGCCCTTCGGGCGCCAACTTGGAAGTCAGAGTCAACCCGGGCGGCGAGATGAACAGCTCCCCGATCGTCACTACGGTTATACTGAAGGCGAAAAACTCAAATCCCACCAATGAACCCATCATGCCGTAACCCACGAAATACAACAGCGACCCCCAGGCCAGCTGGGTCGTGAATCTGTACCTGGCCAGCCAACGGGTGACCGGAATCTGCAATGCCACCACCAACAGCCCGTTCAGTGTGAAGAGCATTCCCAGTTTCGATTCGGTCAGACCGGCCATATCGACGGCATAAACGGAGAACGGCGCGATCAGTTGCGCCACGACAAGATATAAAAACAATGTCAATATCGAGTGGGTCGCCAGATACTTGTCGTCCTTGACGGCGAGCAGATCGGTGATCCGGAACTTATCAGTGACCGGCCGCTGCGGCGGCACTTTGAGATAGAAGCGAAATATCAGAGCCGACGCCAGCGTCAGGACCGCGGAGAGATAGAACAAGGACGAATACGACGTCTTGGCCAGAAAACCGCCGATCGCCGGTCCTACAGCCCATCCCAGATTGACGGCTGAACGCGCGACAGCGTACCCATCGAGCCGCTTTTCGGGCGGGAGAATGTCCACCACCAGGGCGTTGACTGCCGGCATGAAGATCGACCCGAAGATGGCGTTGACGGTGAATAGACCGGCGATCGCCCAAAACCCCCAATGCCATTGCACGGCAAACCCCAACGCCAGGAACGAGACAGAGCGAATCGTTTGCGAATGAATGAGCAGCCACCGACGACCGACCCGGTCACTCATTTCGCCGCCGACCGCCTGAAACACCGACCGAACAATCGCTATCGCGCCAAAGAACAGCCCGATCTCAGACGTAGACAGACCGAGTTCGGAGTGGAAATAAATGGAGAGAAATGGGATTGACGCCGCAAATCCCAGCGCTGCGACGAACCAGCCGGTGACAAGGATCCAGAGACTCTGGTCAAAACTGTGATAGAACGCCCGGGCACGCTGCAACATAACAGCCGCCAATATACGTGATGGGAGAAACCGGCCAAGGACGAAATCGACCTACGGAAATTCACTCTGCAGAGAGATCACCGTAGGATGCTACCAGATAGTCAGCGATCTGCTCAAAACCTGAAATATTGTATATCCCCCACCCGCGCGACGCCATCCTTTCGAGCGCCCCTTTGCGGTGAAGCGTGGCTATGCGCGAACCAAAGGAGTTGGCCTCGTTGAACGAATCGATCACACGCGCGACCGCATGTCGTTCGAGCAAAGCCTGGTTCAGTGGCGAGAAGGTACCGAGTGACGGTCCTACTACGAACATCGGCAGTCCAAGTCCGAGAGCCCAGTTGGTACGTTCGTGCGATGGGGCCATAAAGTAGTCGAACTGAGGAAACAATTGTGCGGTGAAGATGTCCAGTTCCCGTCGGGTGACAAACTCGACCAGGGTGGCTTCGGGTAGTTCCGATGGTAATGTCGTGGAGGCATCCAGGCGAAGCAGACCAATTCCTCTCCCCGCGAAACTGTGTCGGACCAGTCCGGCAAGCCTGCCCCGATGCCGAGCGAACACGATCACTCTGCCACCATCATACACTATGGAGCGGGCAGCGACCGCAAGCTTTTCGATATGAAGCCGCGGTTCAGCGCCGGACGAAAACAACACCCCTGTCAGTGGCTGGTGCTGCTCGAGCCGTTTCATTCGGGCGTCAAACGCATCCCGGCTCTGCCGCACCAATTGCGGCTCTATACACAACCCTGAGACTATCACCTGCTGGCCGCGGTAACCGGATTCGAGGAACGGTTGGGCCGCCTCGACAGTCGGCACAAACACAGTATGCGCGCCTTGCACCAACGACTCCGGAGGCACGGCATGTTCGCCATGCTGATACAACAGATCCGGGCGACCGGACAGGATGCCTACCAGAGTTGGATGAGCGACAAGCAATGGATCCTGTGAATGTCTGAACTGCCGAACCAGGTCACGCCCCATAAGGCGAAGCATGAAGCCGTGCCGGTTGTAGTCGTTTTGCGACCGGAGACGATTGTAATACGACATCAGGAAACGCGACGATGACCCCGTTCGATACAGCCAGCCGGCCCCTTTCCAGGCGAATCGCGACAGCCCGCGGGACAGCGCGATAGCATCGAGTTCCTTGCGCACCAGACCAATGTGCCCTCTGTGGATAAGGGCCTCGAGAATACCGTCCTGGTAGAACGGATGACCGCGC
This genomic interval carries:
- a CDS encoding MFS transporter, with protein sequence MLQRARAFYHSFDQSLWILVTGWFVAALGFAASIPFLSIYFHSELGLSTSEIGLFFGAIAIVRSVFQAVGGEMSDRVGRRWLLIHSQTIRSVSFLALGFAVQWHWGFWAIAGLFTVNAIFGSIFMPAVNALVVDILPPEKRLDGYAVARSAVNLGWAVGPAIGGFLAKTSYSSLFYLSAVLTLASALIFRFYLKVPPQRPVTDKFRITDLLAVKDDKYLATHSILTLFLYLVVAQLIAPFSVYAVDMAGLTESKLGMLFTLNGLLVVALQIPVTRWLARYRFTTQLAWGSLLYFVGYGMMGSLVGFEFFAFSITVVTIGELFISPPGLTLTSKLAPEGRIGRYMGVRGFFETAGWSLGPLYGGVILDDLGQNPAIAWLAISSLALAAAAGYWLFGRYLPERFNSKV